A single Syngnathus acus chromosome 8, fSynAcu1.2, whole genome shotgun sequence DNA region contains:
- the dhps gene encoding deoxyhypusine synthase isoform X2, which produces MAEKAPSVALEAVLKASSDLPEDLPKIKGYDFNQGVDLQAVLRSYLTTGFQASSLGLAIQEINQMIEKRVETVEADNESGDTASRPGCTIFLGYTSNLISSGVRESIRYLVEHKMVDVVVTTAGGIEEDFIKCLANTYLGDFSLPGKELRLRGINRIGNLLVPNDNYCKFEDWLIPILDQMLLEQNTEGTRWTPSKMIHRLGKEINNTESVYYWAYKNNIPVFSPALTDGSLGDMLYFHSYKNPGLVLDIVEDIRRLNSQAVYAKKTGMIILGGGLVKHHIANANLMRNGADYCVYVNTGQEFDGSDSGARPDEAVSWGKIRTDAKPVKVYADASLVFPLIVAETFALHADKLTAD; this is translated from the exons ATGGCGGAAAAGGCCCCTTCTGTTGCTCTCGAGGCTGTGCTTAAAGCCAGCAGCGACCTCCCCGAGGATTTACCGAAGATCAAAGGCTATGATTTTAACCAGGGGGTGGATCTCCAGGCAGTGCTCAGGTCCTACCTAACCACAGGCTTTCAGGCTAGTAGCCTGGGCTTGGCCATCCAAGAAATCAACCAGATG ATTGAAAAACGCGTGGAGACCGTTGAAGCCGATAATGAGTCCGGTGATACGGCATCCCGCCCGGGCTGCACCATTTTCCTGGGATACACTTCAAACCTCATCAGCTCTGGAGTCAGGGAGAGCATCCGATACTTGGTAGAACACAAAATG GTTGATGTGGTTGTGACCACAGCAGGAGGCATAGAGGAGGACTTCATCAAGTGTCTGGCTAACACATACCTCGGAGACTTCAGCTTACCTGGCAAGGAGCTTCGTCTGAGAGGAATCAACAG GATCGGGAACCTTCTCGTGCCCAATGATAACTACTGCAAGTTTGAAGACTGGCTCATACCCATCCTGGACCAGATGTTGCTGGAGCAGAATACAGAG GGTACCCGCTGGACTCCTTCCAAAATGATCCACCGGCTTGGCAAGGAGATCAATAATACTGAGTCTGTCTACTACTGGGCGTATAAG aATAACATTCCAGTGTTCAGTCCAGCATTGACAGACGGCTCTCTTGGCGACATGCTTTACTTCCACTCGTATAAGAACCCTGGCCTTGTACTGGATATTGTGGAGG ATATACGCAGGTTGAACAGCCAGGCAGTGTATGCCAAAAAGACGGGGATGATCATTCTGGGAGGCGGGCTGGTCAAGCATCATATAGCCAATGCCAACCTCATG AGAAATGGTGCAGATTACTGTGTGTACGTCAACACGGGTCAGGAGTTTGACGGTTCCGACTCTGGTGCCAGACCAGATGAGGCCGTGTCCTGGGGCAAGATCAGAACTGATGCCAAACCTGTCAAG GTGTATGCCGATGCCTCTTTAGTCTTCCCTCTGATTGTGGCCGAGACCTTCGCTCTCCATGCCGACAAGCTGACTGCAG ATTAG
- the dhps gene encoding deoxyhypusine synthase isoform X1 encodes MAEKAPSVALEAVLKASSDLPEDLPKIKGYDFNQGVDLQAVLRSYLTTGFQASSLGLAIQEINQMIEKRVETVEADNESGDTASRPGCTIFLGYTSNLISSGVRESIRYLVEHKMVDVVVTTAGGIEEDFIKCLANTYLGDFSLPGKELRLRGINRIGNLLVPNDNYCKFEDWLIPILDQMLLEQNTEGTRWTPSKMIHRLGKEINNTESVYYWAYKNNIPVFSPALTDGSLGDMLYFHSYKNPGLVLDIVEDIRRLNSQAVYAKKTGMIILGGGLVKHHIANANLMRNGADYCVYVNTGQEFDGSDSGARPDEAVSWGKIRTDAKPVKVYADASLVFPLIVAETFALHADKLTAGKKTE; translated from the exons ATGGCGGAAAAGGCCCCTTCTGTTGCTCTCGAGGCTGTGCTTAAAGCCAGCAGCGACCTCCCCGAGGATTTACCGAAGATCAAAGGCTATGATTTTAACCAGGGGGTGGATCTCCAGGCAGTGCTCAGGTCCTACCTAACCACAGGCTTTCAGGCTAGTAGCCTGGGCTTGGCCATCCAAGAAATCAACCAGATG ATTGAAAAACGCGTGGAGACCGTTGAAGCCGATAATGAGTCCGGTGATACGGCATCCCGCCCGGGCTGCACCATTTTCCTGGGATACACTTCAAACCTCATCAGCTCTGGAGTCAGGGAGAGCATCCGATACTTGGTAGAACACAAAATG GTTGATGTGGTTGTGACCACAGCAGGAGGCATAGAGGAGGACTTCATCAAGTGTCTGGCTAACACATACCTCGGAGACTTCAGCTTACCTGGCAAGGAGCTTCGTCTGAGAGGAATCAACAG GATCGGGAACCTTCTCGTGCCCAATGATAACTACTGCAAGTTTGAAGACTGGCTCATACCCATCCTGGACCAGATGTTGCTGGAGCAGAATACAGAG GGTACCCGCTGGACTCCTTCCAAAATGATCCACCGGCTTGGCAAGGAGATCAATAATACTGAGTCTGTCTACTACTGGGCGTATAAG aATAACATTCCAGTGTTCAGTCCAGCATTGACAGACGGCTCTCTTGGCGACATGCTTTACTTCCACTCGTATAAGAACCCTGGCCTTGTACTGGATATTGTGGAGG ATATACGCAGGTTGAACAGCCAGGCAGTGTATGCCAAAAAGACGGGGATGATCATTCTGGGAGGCGGGCTGGTCAAGCATCATATAGCCAATGCCAACCTCATG AGAAATGGTGCAGATTACTGTGTGTACGTCAACACGGGTCAGGAGTTTGACGGTTCCGACTCTGGTGCCAGACCAGATGAGGCCGTGTCCTGGGGCAAGATCAGAACTGATGCCAAACCTGTCAAG GTGTATGCCGATGCCTCTTTAGTCTTCCCTCTGATTGTGGCCGAGACCTTCGCTCTCCATGCCGACAAGCTGACTGCAGGCAAGAAAACTGAATGA
- the LOC119125534 gene encoding guanine nucleotide-binding protein G(I)/G(S)/G(O) subunit gamma-7-like, giving the protein MSCSNSFAQVQKVVVEQLRLEASMERIKISLTAGDLVQYCQEHKRSDPLLTRVAASSNPFKEKKSCVLL; this is encoded by the exons ATGAGTTGCAGTAACAGTTTCGCTCAGGTGCAAAAAGTGGTGGTGGAGCAGCTTCGGCTGGAGGCAAGCATGGAGAGGATTAAG ATCTCCCTCACAGCAGGAGACCTGGTCCAGTATTGCCAGGAGCACAAGCGCAGCGATCCTCTCCTCACCCGCGTCGCTGCCTCTTCCAACCCGTTCAAAGAGAAGAAGTCCTGCGTGCTGCTTTGA
- the fbxw9 gene encoding F-box/WD repeat-containing protein 9 isoform X2 — MYNAAASASAMDNARINKGAATGNDGEQSGQCHDFVYREASSAELQSLPNAAACPEVSGLLSLPWEMVTHIASHLPAHCVISVLPKVCNALSNVGKDKTTWQLRARRLIGTEASFPVRPREDFDWPFACLEMETLITCWTKVAQVVTKEPRADADSRDRRDLQNGQPDGAALREPEQMVAYDDDDDEGVFLEQMGAQLPPVVHEARLREVLEGRLADNPQAMIKEDGDGSLSDRPDHGQDLLHPGFQGNAGLVEKERRQPPRSVSPPPALECVTLLSGHIAQVDTVLLIGGQGAVCATGSRDRDVKLWNLQADSSHMLMHTLRGQGHFNTHQGWVWSLASQGPLLASGGFDSTVKLWDLRAGGAERGVIRTEAAVTCLSYLPDVLLAGTLNEKIQMYDPRAGVPLVRTLRHHSYAVFCLAADDKYIISASRDRSLVVHDRRADKSVYKLRSYLYSMSYTDGEIWGGDMGGMLHCFSMQQGVWKHLAHLDVGHTAKVTGIHKSPGSLYTCSSDFTVKVHIPCGPPKTICTLRHQEGVCGLSVEAGVLAVASRDMCVDIWRPKKNDF; from the exons ATGTATAATGCTGCTGCTTCGGCTTCGGCTATGGATAACGCTCGGATAAACAAAGGGGCTGCAACCGGTAACGATGGAGAACAAAGTGGACAATGTCACGACTTTGTTTATAGGGAAGCCTCAAGTGCAGAGCTGCAAAG TCTTCCGAATGCTGCTGCATGCCCTGAGGTCAGCGGGTTGCTGTCTTTGCCATGGGAAATGGTAACCCACATTGCCTCACACCTTCCTGCTCACTGTGTCATCTCTGTGCTGCCAAAG GTCTGTAATGCTTTGAGCAATGTCGGGAAGGACAAAACTACCTGGCAGCTGCGGGCACGCAGACTCATCGGGACGGAAGCTAGCTTTCCAGTGAGGCCGAGGGAAGATTTCGATTGGCCTTTTGCTTGCTTGGAAATGGAGACACTGATTACCTGCTGGACCAAAGTAGCGCAGGTCGTGACCAAGGAGCCTCGAGCTGATGCCGACTCGCGAGACCGAAGGGACTTGCAAAATGGCCAACCGGATGGAGCGGCTCTTAGGGAGCCCGAGCAGATGGTGGcttatgatgatgacgacgacgaagGGGTGTTTCTTGAACAAATGGGTGCTCAACTGCCGCCTGTTGTGCATGAGGCCCGATTGAGGGAAGTGCTGGAGGGAAGATTGGCCGATAATCCACAAGCGATGATCAAGGAAGATGGGGATGGCTCTTTATCTGACCGTCCTGATCACGGACAAGATTTGCTTCACCCTGGCTTTCAGGGCAATGCGGGACTTGTAGAAAAAGAGCGGCGGCAACCCCCCAGAAGTGTGAGTCCGCCGCCAGCCTTGGAATGCGTCACCCTCCTTTCGGGCCACATCGCGCAAGTGGACACGGTCCTCTTAATAGGGGGCCAGGGGGCCGTTTGCGCCACGGGCTCCAGAGATCGGGATGTTAAACTTTGGAATCTGCAGGCGGACTCCAGTCATATGTTGATGCACACGTTGAGAGGCCAGGGCCACTTCAACACCCATCAGGGCTGGGTGTGGAGTTTGGCATCTCAGGGACCCCTTCTGGCTTCGGGGGGCTTCGACAGCACCGTCAAGTTGTGGGACCTCCGGGCCGGTGGGGCGGAGAGGGGAGTGATCAGGACCGAAGCTGCCGTCACCTGCCTGTCCTATCTGCCAGATGTCTTGCTGGCCGGAACATTGAATGAGAAGATACAAATGTATGACCCTAGAG CCGGCGTTCCCTTGGTGAGGACCCTGCGACACCACAGCTACGCCGTCTTTTGTCTGGCGGCCGACGACAAGTACATCATTTCGGCCAGTCGAGATCGCTCTTTGGTCGTACACGATCGCAGGGCGGACAAAAGCGTGTATAAA cTGCGCTCTTACCTGTATTCCATGAGCTACACTGACGGCGAGATTTGGGGAGGCGACATGGGGGGCATGCTCCACTGTTTTTCCATGCAGCAGGGGGTCTGGAAGCACCTGGCACACTTGGATGTGGGCCACACGGCTAAGGTCACTGGCATTCACAAGTCCCCTGGAAGCCTCTACACTTGCTCCTCTGATTTTACTGTCAAG GTGCACATCCCCTGCGGGCCCCCAAAGACAATATGCACCTTGCGCCACCAAGAAGGAGTCTGTGGG CTGAGCGTGGAGGCTGGAGTCCTGGCTGTCGCCTCAAGGGATATGTGTGTGGACATCTGGAGGCCCAAAAAGAATGACTTTTGA
- the fbxw9 gene encoding F-box/WD repeat-containing protein 9 isoform X1, giving the protein MYNAAASASAMDNARINKGAATGNDGEQSGQCHDFVYREASSAELQSLPNAAACPEVSGLLSLPWEMVTHIASHLPAHCVISVLPKVCNALSNVGKDKTTWQLRARRLIGTEASFPVRPREDFDWPFACLEMETLITCWTKVAQVVTKEPRADADSRDRRDLQNGQPDGAALREPEQMVAYDDDDDEGVFLEQMGAQLPPVVHEARLREVLEGRLADNPQAMIKEDGDGSLSDRPDHGQDLLHPGFQGNAGLVEKERRQPPRSVSPPPALECVTLLSGHIAQVDTVLLIGGQGAVCATGSRDRDVKLWNLQADSSHMLMHTLRGQGHFNTHQGWVWSLASQGPLLASGGFDSTVKLWDLRAGGAERGVIRTEAAVTCLSYLPDVLLAGTLNEKIQMYDPRAGVPLVRTLRHHSYAVFCLAADDKYIISASRDRSLVVHDRRADKSVYKVRLRSYLYSMSYTDGEIWGGDMGGMLHCFSMQQGVWKHLAHLDVGHTAKVTGIHKSPGSLYTCSSDFTVKVHIPCGPPKTICTLRHQEGVCGLSVEAGVLAVASRDMCVDIWRPKKNDF; this is encoded by the exons ATGTATAATGCTGCTGCTTCGGCTTCGGCTATGGATAACGCTCGGATAAACAAAGGGGCTGCAACCGGTAACGATGGAGAACAAAGTGGACAATGTCACGACTTTGTTTATAGGGAAGCCTCAAGTGCAGAGCTGCAAAG TCTTCCGAATGCTGCTGCATGCCCTGAGGTCAGCGGGTTGCTGTCTTTGCCATGGGAAATGGTAACCCACATTGCCTCACACCTTCCTGCTCACTGTGTCATCTCTGTGCTGCCAAAG GTCTGTAATGCTTTGAGCAATGTCGGGAAGGACAAAACTACCTGGCAGCTGCGGGCACGCAGACTCATCGGGACGGAAGCTAGCTTTCCAGTGAGGCCGAGGGAAGATTTCGATTGGCCTTTTGCTTGCTTGGAAATGGAGACACTGATTACCTGCTGGACCAAAGTAGCGCAGGTCGTGACCAAGGAGCCTCGAGCTGATGCCGACTCGCGAGACCGAAGGGACTTGCAAAATGGCCAACCGGATGGAGCGGCTCTTAGGGAGCCCGAGCAGATGGTGGcttatgatgatgacgacgacgaagGGGTGTTTCTTGAACAAATGGGTGCTCAACTGCCGCCTGTTGTGCATGAGGCCCGATTGAGGGAAGTGCTGGAGGGAAGATTGGCCGATAATCCACAAGCGATGATCAAGGAAGATGGGGATGGCTCTTTATCTGACCGTCCTGATCACGGACAAGATTTGCTTCACCCTGGCTTTCAGGGCAATGCGGGACTTGTAGAAAAAGAGCGGCGGCAACCCCCCAGAAGTGTGAGTCCGCCGCCAGCCTTGGAATGCGTCACCCTCCTTTCGGGCCACATCGCGCAAGTGGACACGGTCCTCTTAATAGGGGGCCAGGGGGCCGTTTGCGCCACGGGCTCCAGAGATCGGGATGTTAAACTTTGGAATCTGCAGGCGGACTCCAGTCATATGTTGATGCACACGTTGAGAGGCCAGGGCCACTTCAACACCCATCAGGGCTGGGTGTGGAGTTTGGCATCTCAGGGACCCCTTCTGGCTTCGGGGGGCTTCGACAGCACCGTCAAGTTGTGGGACCTCCGGGCCGGTGGGGCGGAGAGGGGAGTGATCAGGACCGAAGCTGCCGTCACCTGCCTGTCCTATCTGCCAGATGTCTTGCTGGCCGGAACATTGAATGAGAAGATACAAATGTATGACCCTAGAG CCGGCGTTCCCTTGGTGAGGACCCTGCGACACCACAGCTACGCCGTCTTTTGTCTGGCGGCCGACGACAAGTACATCATTTCGGCCAGTCGAGATCGCTCTTTGGTCGTACACGATCGCAGGGCGGACAAAAGCGTGTATAAAGTTCGG cTGCGCTCTTACCTGTATTCCATGAGCTACACTGACGGCGAGATTTGGGGAGGCGACATGGGGGGCATGCTCCACTGTTTTTCCATGCAGCAGGGGGTCTGGAAGCACCTGGCACACTTGGATGTGGGCCACACGGCTAAGGTCACTGGCATTCACAAGTCCCCTGGAAGCCTCTACACTTGCTCCTCTGATTTTACTGTCAAG GTGCACATCCCCTGCGGGCCCCCAAAGACAATATGCACCTTGCGCCACCAAGAAGGAGTCTGTGGG CTGAGCGTGGAGGCTGGAGTCCTGGCTGTCGCCTCAAGGGATATGTGTGTGGACATCTGGAGGCCCAAAAAGAATGACTTTTGA
- the LOC119125390 gene encoding transportin-2-like isoform X1: MEWQPDEQGLQQVLQLLKDSQSPDTATQRAVQEKLEQLNQFPDFNNYLIFVLTRLKSEDEPTRSLSGLILKNNVKAHYQNFPPTVAEFIKRECVNNIGDPSPLIRATIGILITTISSKGELQSWPELLPQLCNLLNSEDYNTCEGSFGALQKICEDSSELLDSDALNRPLNIMIPKFLQFFKHCNSKIRSHAIACVNQFIIGRAQALMNNIDTFIESLFALAADEDSEVRKNVCRALVMLLEVRIDRLIPQMHSIIQYMLQRTQDPDENVALEACEFWLTLAEQPICKEMLSGHLVQLTPILVNGMKYSEIDIILLKGDVEEDEAVPDSDQDIKPRFHKSRTVTLQHEGLEGGDSEDIEDDDDDDDDDTLSDWNLRKCSAAALDVLANVFRDELLPHLLPLLKGLLFHPDWVVKESGILVLGAIAEGCMQGMVPYLPELIPHLILCLSDKKALVRSIACWTLSRYAHWVVSQPPDSYLKPLMTELLKCILDSNKRVQEAACSAFATLEEEACTELVPYLSFILDTLVFAFGKYQHKNLLILYDAIGTLADSVGHHLNQPEYIQKLMPPLIAKWNELKDEDKDLFPLLECLSSVATALQSGFLPYCEPVYQRCVTLVQKTLAQAMMYNQHPDQYEAPDKDFMIVALDLLSGLAEGLGSHVEQLVARSNIMTLLFQCMQDTMPEVRQSSFALLGDLTKVCFLHVKPCIAEFMPILGLNLNPEFISVCNNATWAIGEIAMQMGAEMQLYVGVVLPHLVEIINRPNTPKTLLENTAITIGRLGYVCPQEVAPQLQHFIRPWCTSLRNIRDNEEKDSAFRGICVMIGVNPAGVVQDFIFFCDAVASWVNPKDDLRDMFYKILHGFKDQVGQDNWQQFSEQFPPLLKERLSACYGV; the protein is encoded by the exons ATGGAGTGGCAGCCAGATGAGCAGGGACTGCAGCAGGTCCTCCAGCTGCTTAAGGACTCGCAATCACCCGACACAGCAACGCAAAGAGCCGTCCAAGAA AAACTTGAACAACTCAACCAGTTCCCTGATTTCAACAACTATCTCATCTTTGTCCTTACAAGACTCAAAAGTGAAG ACGAGCCGACTCGCTCTCTCAGCGGTCTGATTCTGAAGAACAATGTTAAGGCCCATTACCAGAACTTCCCGCCAACTGTTGCTGAATTCATCAAGCGGGAATGCGTCAACAATATTGGCGACCCCTCGCCCCTCATCCGCGCCACCATCG GCATCTTGATTACAACAATTTCCTCCAAGGGAGAGCTGCAGTCGTGGCCTGAGCTCCTGCCCCAGCTCTGCAATCTGCTCAACTCGGAGGACTACAATACATGCGAG GGCTCGTTCGGAGCACTGCAGAAGATCTGCGAGGACTCGTCGGAGCTGCTGGACAGCGACGCTTTGAACAGACCGCTCAACATCATGATACCCAAATTCCTTCAGTTCTTCAAGCACTGCAACTCCAAAATTAG GTCCCACGCCATAGCTTGTGTCAACCAGTTCATCATTGGCAGAGCACAGGCCCTCATGAACAACATTGACACATTCATCGAG AGCCTCTTTGCGCTGGCAGCGGACGAGGACTCCGAAGTCAGAAAGAACGTTTGCCGAGCTCTGGTCATGCTTCTGGAGGTCCGCATCGATCGGCTCATCCCCCAAATGCACAGCATCATCCAG TACATGCTGCAGCGCACACAAGACCCGGATGAGAACGTCGCTCTGGAAGCCTGCGAGTTTTGGTTGACTCTTGCTGAGCAGCCCATCTGCAAGGAGATGCTGTCAGGACACCTGGTGCA ACTAACGCCGATCTTGGTGAATGGGATGAAGTATTCCGAGATAGATATCATACTGTTGAAG GGAGACGTGGAGGAAGACGAGGCCGTACCAGACAGCGATCAGGACATCaagccacgtttccacaagTCGCGGACGGTCACCTTGCAGCACGAAGGTTTAGAGGGCGGCGACAGCGAGGACATcgaagacgacgacgacgacgatgacgacgacacGCTGTCTGACTGGAATCTGC GAAAGTGTTCGGCGGCAGCGTTGGACGTGCTTGCCAACGTGTTTCGAGATGAGCTACTGCCCCACCTGCTGCCGCTCCTGAAGGGTTTGCTCTTCCATCCCGACTGGGTCGTCAAGGAATCCGGCATCCTCGTATTGGGCGCCATCGCCGAAG GCTGCATGCAAGGCATGGTACCTTACCTGCCCGAGCTCATCCCGCACCTTATCCTGTGTCTGAGTGACAAGAAGGCCCTGGTGCGCTCCATCGCCTGCTGGACCCTCAGTCGTTACGCGCATTGGGTGGTCTCCCAGCCCCCCGACTCCTACCTCAAGCCCCTCATGACGGAGCTTCTTAAGTGCATCCTGGACTCCAACAAGAGGGTCCAAGAAGCCGCCTGCAG CGCGTTTGCCACCTTAGAAGAGGAGGCATGCACAGAGCTTGTCCCATATTTAAGCTTCATCTTGGACACGCTGGTCTTTGCATTTGGAAAGTACCAGCACAAGAATCTCCTCATCCTCTACGATGCCATTGGAACACTTGCAGACTCGGTGGGCCACCACCTTAATCAGCCC gagTATATTCAAAAGCTGATGCCCCCTCTCATCGCAAAGTGGAATGAGCTCAAGGATGAGGACAAGGATCTTTTCCCTCTTTTGGAG TGTTTGTCTTCAGTCGCCACGGCACTTCAGAGTGGCTTCCTGCCGTACTGCGAACCTGTTTACCAGCGGTGCGTCACACTTGTCCAGAAGACTTTAGCTCAGGCTATG ATGTACAACCAGCACCCTGACCAGTATGAGGCCCCTGATAAGGATTTCATGATCGTGGCCCTGGATCTGCTCAGTGGCCTGGCTGAAGGTCTGGGAAGTCATGTGGAGCAACTCGTAGCCCGGTCTAATATCATGACGCTGCTTTTCCAGTGCATGCAG GATACGATGCCAGAAGTGAGGCAAAGCTCCTTTGCTCTCTTGGGAGATTTGACAAAGGTCTGCTTCCTGCATGTGAAACCTTGCATtg CTGAGTTTATGCCCATCCTCGGCCTCAATCTGAACCCAGAGTTTATTTCGGTGTGTAACAACGCCACCTGGGCCATTGGGGAAATTGCCATGCAAATGG GTGCAGAAATGCAGCTTTACGTTGGAGTGGTTTTGCCCCACCTGGTGGAGATCATCAATCGACCCAACACGCCAAAGACCCTGCTGGAAAACACGG CCATTACAATAGGCAGACTGGGTTATGTCTGTCCTCAGGAAGTGGCGCCACAGCTTCAACATTTCATTCGGCCATG GTGCACATCGCTGAGGAATATCAGGGATAACGAAGAGAAAGATTCAGCCTTCCGTGGGATCTGCGTGATGATTGGCGTCAACCCGGCCGGTGTTGTGCAG gacttcattttcttttgtgatgCTGTGGCCTCCTGGGTCAACCCAAAGGATGACCTGAGGGACATGTTTTATAAG ATCCTGCACGGCTTCAAAGACCAGGTGGGTCAAGATAACTGGCAGCAGTTTTCAGAGCAGTTCCCTCCATTGTTGAAGGAGCGTCTGTCGGCATGCTACGGCGTCTAA
- the LOC119125390 gene encoding transportin-2-like isoform X2 — MEWQPDEQGLQQVLQLLKDSQSPDTATQRAVQEKLEQLNQFPDFNNYLIFVLTRLKSEDEPTRSLSGLILKNNVKAHYQNFPPTVAEFIKRECVNNIGDPSPLIRATIGILITTISSKGELQSWPELLPQLCNLLNSEDYNTCEGSFGALQKICEDSSELLDSDALNRPLNIMIPKFLQFFKHCNSKIRSHAIACVNQFIIGRAQALMNNIDTFIESLFALAADEDSEVRKNVCRALVMLLEVRIDRLIPQMHSIIQYMLQRTQDPDENVALEACEFWLTLAEQPICKEMLSGHLVQLTPILVNGMKYSEIDIILLKGDVEEDEAVPDSDQDIKPRFHKSRTVTLQHEGLEGGDSEDIEDDDDDDDDDTLSDWNLRKCSAAALDVLANVFRDELLPHLLPLLKGLLFHPDWVVKESGILVLGAIAEGCMQGMVPYLPELIPHLILCLSDKKALVRSIACWTLSRYAHWVVSQPPDSYLKPLMTELLKCILDSNKRVQEAACRVISVP, encoded by the exons ATGGAGTGGCAGCCAGATGAGCAGGGACTGCAGCAGGTCCTCCAGCTGCTTAAGGACTCGCAATCACCCGACACAGCAACGCAAAGAGCCGTCCAAGAA AAACTTGAACAACTCAACCAGTTCCCTGATTTCAACAACTATCTCATCTTTGTCCTTACAAGACTCAAAAGTGAAG ACGAGCCGACTCGCTCTCTCAGCGGTCTGATTCTGAAGAACAATGTTAAGGCCCATTACCAGAACTTCCCGCCAACTGTTGCTGAATTCATCAAGCGGGAATGCGTCAACAATATTGGCGACCCCTCGCCCCTCATCCGCGCCACCATCG GCATCTTGATTACAACAATTTCCTCCAAGGGAGAGCTGCAGTCGTGGCCTGAGCTCCTGCCCCAGCTCTGCAATCTGCTCAACTCGGAGGACTACAATACATGCGAG GGCTCGTTCGGAGCACTGCAGAAGATCTGCGAGGACTCGTCGGAGCTGCTGGACAGCGACGCTTTGAACAGACCGCTCAACATCATGATACCCAAATTCCTTCAGTTCTTCAAGCACTGCAACTCCAAAATTAG GTCCCACGCCATAGCTTGTGTCAACCAGTTCATCATTGGCAGAGCACAGGCCCTCATGAACAACATTGACACATTCATCGAG AGCCTCTTTGCGCTGGCAGCGGACGAGGACTCCGAAGTCAGAAAGAACGTTTGCCGAGCTCTGGTCATGCTTCTGGAGGTCCGCATCGATCGGCTCATCCCCCAAATGCACAGCATCATCCAG TACATGCTGCAGCGCACACAAGACCCGGATGAGAACGTCGCTCTGGAAGCCTGCGAGTTTTGGTTGACTCTTGCTGAGCAGCCCATCTGCAAGGAGATGCTGTCAGGACACCTGGTGCA ACTAACGCCGATCTTGGTGAATGGGATGAAGTATTCCGAGATAGATATCATACTGTTGAAG GGAGACGTGGAGGAAGACGAGGCCGTACCAGACAGCGATCAGGACATCaagccacgtttccacaagTCGCGGACGGTCACCTTGCAGCACGAAGGTTTAGAGGGCGGCGACAGCGAGGACATcgaagacgacgacgacgacgatgacgacgacacGCTGTCTGACTGGAATCTGC GAAAGTGTTCGGCGGCAGCGTTGGACGTGCTTGCCAACGTGTTTCGAGATGAGCTACTGCCCCACCTGCTGCCGCTCCTGAAGGGTTTGCTCTTCCATCCCGACTGGGTCGTCAAGGAATCCGGCATCCTCGTATTGGGCGCCATCGCCGAAG GCTGCATGCAAGGCATGGTACCTTACCTGCCCGAGCTCATCCCGCACCTTATCCTGTGTCTGAGTGACAAGAAGGCCCTGGTGCGCTCCATCGCCTGCTGGACCCTCAGTCGTTACGCGCATTGGGTGGTCTCCCAGCCCCCCGACTCCTACCTCAAGCCCCTCATGACGGAGCTTCTTAAGTGCATCCTGGACTCCAACAAGAGGGTCCAAGAAGCCGCCTGCAG AGTCATTTCTGTGCCATAG